The DNA segment TATGATGGTACTTGATATGATTTCCATGCACTGTCTCGAGGGAAGGCCCAAAGATGCAGTATTCTGGGCTTCAAGTTTCAGCCCATTAAACAACTATAGGTATATTGGGTCAAGGCTGGTGGTGCTTAGAGCCTAAGAAGACAAAAAGCTAAATGATTTTACTAATTTAACTAATTAGCAATCTCGACTTTCATACCCATAATAATTAgacaaattgtttttttaacaaaagcAATTATTTCATACACTTTTAGTTCTTGAAATATTTTCTGTGTGTATTTCTAGTCATTGTTCTCCTCTCATCATCTTCaatgatttttctattttgacaGTGACGTGTCATTGACGTGTTACATGTAGTATTAAAGAAACGTGTCATTAGTATTGTTAGCATCAAATTACACGTGGTagactaatattatttttaaccttaatcttttttacttttatatttatttgatatatttttataattatgatatataatataaaagtaaaaaactatgtaaatttttatatttttaagaaaaataataaaaaatagtattaaatgaatgtaaaagttttgaatgtgaaaatattatcattgtaaatataatgatacctttttcttttctcacttcaCTTGCACGCCGACTTTTTGTATCATTCGCTTCTCAATTATGTTGTGTATGTTTCTCAGCGTGATTCCCTCACATGCTGCTCTTCATTCTCACAATTATTAATCctaataactaatataaaaatattttggaatatttttaaattttaattcagctttatttttatttattttttgtctttttcaacCTTGCTCTATTATTAAATCTTAATATatcttcttaattttctttcagttCATATTGCTATTTggagaaatgattttttatatcataagaGTCATCTGacaagtaattttttatatttataaaaggaaaaaatattaaagtgtaAGGAATCAAAATAACTGCTACTACTTGTTCTTCAGCTCAGGTTATGCTTGTTACGacaatttaattagttttttatattcttattaattaaaactttttgtttagtttacacaatttttttaaaaaatagtattattttgaGACATCATTTCAAGTAACTATATTTATAACGTTAGtttctagtttttattttttatatttattttccttttccctaataatatttattattttgttttatcttttgaaacatatttctttttattatatttaataaatcttaatattgaagatataatattaattcaagagattattttcaaatttactgaaaatatttaaagatattgtGTAAAATCAATAATACAACATACAAcgtaaaaatacatttttgaaaataaaaattagaagactttaaattaataaacatgaACAAGttgtaaatatttcaaaatatttttcgatagttaatttaactaattaaattaaattgaattctaaataaagagaaataaaactaaatttaatataaagaatACTATTTAAACGTAgccatttatttttttcatcttccatTGTTTaacatttatcttttatttcaacataaatatttattaaatacataatttaataaagtaGTTTAGAAATGATCAAGCTATCCATTTATAATtcaataagttaaataaaaaagtttctaATATTGGataagatttaatattttatcttcatgtgtttatttaatttttttataatagtataatttgtttatgtttttagagtgtaatttttattatgtgatttttcgtgtcttattttatttattaataaatttttatatggtGATAAATGATCGGTAAACTTTAagtaaatatgttaaaatggaCTATGTTTCATGGGTTAATTTGTTgggttaaaatttttaattcactAATGTATTTTGATTGAATCCGTCTAATCCACCAAAGAGATGGCCTAAGTTGTCCTTGACtcattggttttattttttattttttgttttacttttaaattaaaaataattaaaaaaattaaaaattatatatatatatatatatatatatattttaaagatggAAATATACAAtactattataaatttaatcattagcacttagaaattaaattttaatgattagttttaatagattaatttaatatgtaattataataattatttttaatttatccaattaaaaatattaattaataaattaaaagcttagaaatttttatataattaaatatgctttaaatatttatttataagtatataaaaaaatttaacaaaattaaaaaaagaaaaaaaaaagtgtcggACCAGCCGGTCCTGTGATGGCTGGACTGGAACCATGCAAAACCATccttttaatatgttaatttgtAATGATAGAATAATATTTCAATCCATGTacctatatatttatttaatacttttataataataataaataataataataatgttggTAATACTCGAATCGAGCTTCATCTCAATCGGATTATACTATAATTTTCGTTtgaattaattcaattcaatcttTAATTCAAGTAGATTAGACGAATTTTGATtcgaaaatattattttatagagttaattaaaattttgtgatgGAGTTAAAttcactttcatttttatttgaattcactttaaagattaaagaaaatatttgatatttttatttgttgactCTGTAGAAAAAGACTTATTTGAAGATGAGTTGGGATTGATTACTGTGTCATAAGTTAGATTGATTGCTCtgctttaatataaaataattcttttgcaatttttgttttttaatcataatttggAAACTTAAGAATGATAATTGAAACATACTGAGCAGCTGAAGTTGTCTTTATGCacttaatttatcatatattcttaattagttaaggAGCAGCTGGTTTAagttttttctatatataatttatcaattttttaaatgataataactAAGTTTTATAAACGCTTTTATGTTAAGAAAAGgtgatatacatatatatagttttattttaacattactCGGAGATGGTAAAGAAACCTGGTTGATTGCTAACTAACCATAACTGATACCAACTTAATCAGACCAGTTTTGTTTGGCCACCTCTCTTCAACCATTTTTATGTTTCACATTATTCCATTTCTCAACATTGGCCAACAACTAATAAGGTTGTCCCTATCAAACAACCTCAAGCTCATGTCAAACCTTTTTTATATGTCTCCATCTAATCacttctttaatattaaaaaaaccaaacaaaacctCTTTTTATCCATTTCTCTTTGATGCTTCTCTTATTCAACAAGCAAGAATTACCacttaatttactttatttcatACCAGtcatatttgttatatttttatgatcaattttataaattttttacaatattaaataataaaaaatatattagacatGAATTTTAAAGTAGTTATTATGAAAACTAACAATCTGATAATAAAGAACATATGgtaataaaataacatgtaaaatCAGTTTGTAGactatttaaaagaataatttacaTTAGTAATGCACTGTggtttgattataaattaatatgtttaataatttattagttttataggaaaagaaaaattcaccatacctaaaataatatatgaaagtttAGATATATGATTTTGAGAGTGTGAGATGAGAAATACACTGTTTGCTCCATCTACCTACCTAATCCGTTTGTCCAGTTATCAGgggttggaaaaaaaaaataaaaaataaaaatgcgtACCGTTTGGTGAAAAGGTGCGATGCAGCTGATCATGGTCTATCTAACGGAGTTTGCGTGTAGGTGAAACCAGCTCCAGAGCAGTGCGtaaagggagagagagagagatgagtGAGTTACAAAACGAAGAGTGAATAAGCCATTTCGCCATTATCACTCTCTCGCAAAAAGCAATGAAGCTCTAGGTCAGTCTCTTCCTTCAATTTCACCTTTCGAATCCaatccttctctctctctctctttctccttctcATTCCATTCTTTATATCGATTTTCATTCCTCTTCTCAACACTCctagtttttcttgttttcattcTTACATTTATCTCTGCTGTTGCGATCTCTGAAGCTGATGTGATTTTCCTTCTTTATAACCAACTATTCTACTCCTTCGTTTTTTGTGCCTTGTTTGATTtcggaaaaaaattaaaatagagcTAAAGGATTTCTGGTTTGTTGAGGAATACACAGTCATTGcgttgttttgaatttttgttggcTCAGGTCAAATCATAGGTTCAGATGCGAGGGCAAATTTCCTCTATTTCTCTTGCTTCTTATCCTCGTCATTGAATCTTTGTTTCTTCCCTAGAGATctctcatatttttattttatttttacttttatgtgATCTTATGCTTCATTATTCTGATCAGCTGATACAAACTGTGAAACTCATTTTGATATAATTACATTATTGTTGTGGTCGATTGCTGGctaaaattttgtaaactttGGTATCAGTgccttttcaaattttttttagtcattttttgACTTCATTTGTTAGTTCTGAAAATTCTTTAttcttgatttgaaattctagaTTTCCCTTGCTTTTTGACTGAACGGATTTAAGCAATTACTGATAGAAGATAAAACCATAATTGGTGGAATTCCTGGAATTGCCCTCTTAACATCTGTgtaattttctcttttgcagGTTTGCATTTTAGGAGTAGCTGAATCATATGAGGCGGCTGGTCTTGTGTTCATTACTTCAACTTTTGTTGACAAATCTGCCTTCGTGAATCTGTTAAGATTGAAGAATAGATTTGCATAGGTTAGAGCTGAACCTTTTTTTCGTGTTGTGTGCTTCATTGTCTTTGCACTGATTGTTATAACTTAATTTGCTCTGAATTGACTTTGCAGACTGCAGATTACTTGTCTGGCAGAAGGATTCAAAATGAGTTGGAACCCACACATGGATGTCCATTACAATACCATTAGTTATCCCTATAATACAGCAGGAAGCTTTATCGAATATTTTGAAGGTCTTACCTATGAACATGTCAACTTCATTTTTTCTGGTGCATCACATGCTCAGGTGCCAGCAAAAATTGTCATTTATATcctttttaagatattttttttaagccTTAGTTTGATGGAATATGttcttattttcttgttttattaacTTAGATCTGCTTCTGCAgctgtttttcattattttatccGAAACTTTGTTGttctttaatattaatgttCAGAAATTGGAAATATTCTGATAAAGACATGACATTCCATCATATACGCAGGAAAGTTCATACCCTTCAAATTCAAGCTTTTACAAGTTTGGACTATCTGAACCTGAGAATTCATCATACTATCGTTACAGTCATGGTTATGAGGTAAATCATCACGAACCACTGGTGGATGAATATAGGAGACCTTCGGAGAACTCATTGACAATCAACGAACAGACAGCAGCAGTAAACACAGAATGGGTTGAAGGTGGAAACACTGACACAAGAGACAATTCTATTGAATGTACGTTTGtgattttcttctaaaaatattttttgtaaattccTTGGTGATGAACAGCAGTTTTTGTGCATTGCTGCTTACTTCATAAGCTACACCCTGATTCTTTATTGTGAGCATCATATGTAGAAACTTAACTGGTTGTTGAAGTACAGTAATTAATTCAGTCATCTCAATGCCATGATGTTCTGCACTTTATATGATCCTTAG comes from the Vigna radiata var. radiata cultivar VC1973A chromosome 2, Vradiata_ver6, whole genome shotgun sequence genome and includes:
- the LOC106776802 gene encoding E3 ubiquitin ligase BIG BROTHER; this encodes MSWNPHMDVHYNTISYPYNTAGSFIEYFEGLTYEHVNFIFSGASHAQESSYPSNSSFYKFGLSEPENSSYYRYSHGYEVNHHEPLVDEYRRPSENSLTINEQTAAVNTEWVEGGNTDTRDNSIECPRRHHSNSSDYQVIWQDNIDPDNMTYEELLELGEAVGTQSRGLTQEQISSLPVSKFKCGFFLRKKSRGERCVICQMEYKRGDKRITLPCKHLYHASCGNRWLSINKACPICYTEVFADKSKHK